In Symmachiella dynata, the following are encoded in one genomic region:
- a CDS encoding FAD:protein FMN transferase yields MSDEAAGSSRRDFLTGRAVQRSVEQVGERIADELVDAAARQAPVASETVQLGKQAMACDFDVILNPGQPGAIRPASDALDVIDLLEDQMSVYRDHSELSQLNRRAADEPVEVEAELYALLRRAETISRQTEGGFDPTAGPIVDLWRRCKAAGRAPTEAEVQVALDIVGLQYVRFDDEQRTVRFSKPGVELNLNSIGKGYALDKAAEVLTENGVDDWLFHGGHSSLLARGSHGGLGGWPVGIRNPLFPDQRLGTILLKDCGMSSSGSGVQYFRHRGKRYGHILDPRSGWPVESMLSVTVLAPTAALADALSTAFFVVGLEKAAQYCHNETGVSALLIPPPAHGRRLEPVNIGMDDDILFLTPEDNPA; encoded by the coding sequence ATGTCAGATGAGGCTGCTGGAAGTTCTCGACGCGATTTTCTCACCGGCCGCGCCGTTCAACGCTCGGTGGAACAGGTCGGGGAACGTATCGCCGACGAGTTGGTCGATGCTGCTGCGCGGCAAGCCCCCGTCGCGAGCGAGACCGTGCAGTTGGGCAAGCAGGCGATGGCCTGTGACTTTGATGTGATCCTCAACCCCGGCCAACCGGGCGCAATCCGTCCCGCTTCCGATGCTCTGGATGTCATCGATCTTCTCGAAGATCAAATGAGCGTTTATCGTGACCACAGTGAATTGTCGCAGCTCAATCGCCGCGCTGCCGACGAACCGGTCGAGGTCGAAGCGGAGTTGTATGCCTTGTTGCGGCGCGCGGAAACCATTTCTCGTCAAACCGAAGGCGGGTTCGACCCGACGGCCGGTCCGATTGTCGATTTGTGGCGGCGGTGTAAAGCCGCAGGCCGCGCACCGACGGAGGCTGAAGTTCAGGTGGCGCTCGATATTGTCGGATTGCAATATGTGCGCTTCGACGATGAGCAGCGAACGGTCCGCTTTTCCAAACCGGGCGTGGAGTTGAATCTCAACTCAATCGGCAAAGGATATGCCCTCGATAAGGCGGCAGAAGTGCTCACGGAAAATGGAGTCGACGATTGGTTGTTCCACGGCGGTCATAGCAGCCTGTTGGCCCGCGGATCTCATGGCGGGCTAGGGGGGTGGCCGGTGGGAATTCGCAATCCGCTGTTTCCTGATCAACGTTTGGGGACAATTTTGCTCAAAGATTGCGGAATGTCGAGTAGTGGATCAGGTGTCCAGTATTTTCGGCACAGAGGGAAGCGCTACGGCCATATTCTGGACCCTCGGAGTGGGTGGCCGGTGGAATCTATGCTTTCTGTGACGGTTTTAGCCCCCACAGCGGCCCTGGCGGACGCACTTTCGACGGCATTTTTCGTTGTCGGACTCGAAAAGGCCGCCCAATATTGCCATAATGAGACTGGTGTCAGTGCTTTACTGATTCCCCCGCCGGCCCATGGCCGCCGTCTGGAGCCGGTCAATATCGGCATGGACGATGACATCCTGTTTCTCACCCCAGAAGATAATCCCGCCTGA